Proteins from a genomic interval of Zingiber officinale cultivar Zhangliang chromosome 2A, Zo_v1.1, whole genome shotgun sequence:
- the LOC122042010 gene encoding aspartyl protease family protein 2-like, producing the protein MATISLPPSHNLLLLSLFLLVANVASKPLQRQTLVLTSLTNPAALLPEDDSAETLATAVDFEATRSPSSLHAGLSHRDSLLAATDASPEQIFRLRLDRDAARIETLRQTLAAADPPPPKAVANETGRRGFGSTVVSGLALGSGEYFARIGIGTPPRYAYMVLDTGSDVVWLQCAPCRSCYSQSDPIFDPRTSHTYAAVPCSASLCRRLDEAGCDTSRNACQYQVSYGDGSLTTGEFSTETLTFRRSIRVPRVALGCGHDNEGLFVAAAGLLGLGRGSLSFPSQAGRRFGRVFSYCLVDRTSAGSPNRSSSVVFGDSAVPRASSRVAYTPMLRNPKLDTFYYIELTGVSVGGASVPGVVASDLRLDPSTGRGGIIVDSGTSVTRLARPAYEALREAFRAGTMDLKLAPGGFSLFDTCYDLTGQTEVQVPTVVLHLAGGSAVSLPASNYLIPVDTKGTFCFAFAGADSGVSIIGNIQQQGYRVVFDGQRSRVGLMPGGC; encoded by the coding sequence ATGGCGACGATCTCTCTTCCTCCTTCGCAcaacctcctcctcctctccctcttcctcctaGTGGCTAATGTCGCTTCGAAGCCCTTGCAGCGCCAAACTCTGGTCCTCACCTCTCTCACAAATCCAGCTGCCCTCCTCCCAGAAGACGACTCCGCCGAAACCCTTGCCACGGCCGTGGACTTCGAGGCGACTCGCTCTCCCTCCTCCCTCCACGCCGGTCTCTCCCACCGAGATTCTCTTCTCGCCGCCACTGACGCCTCCCCGGAGCAGATCTTCCGCCTCCGCCTCGACCGCGACGCCGCTCGGATTGAAACCCTCCGGCAGACTCTCGCGGCCGCTGATCCGCCGCCTCCCAAAGCCGTTGCCAACGAAACTGGCCGGAGAGGTTTTGGAAGTACGGTGGTTTCCGGCCTCGCCCTGGGCAGCGGCGAGTACTTCGCCAGGATCGGGATCGGCACGCCGCCGAGGTACGCCTACATGGTGCTCGACACCGGTAGCGACGTCGTCTGGCTCCAGTGCGCCCCGTGCCGGAGCTGCTACTCCCAATCCGATCCCATCTTTGATCCTCGAACCTCCCACACTTACGCCGCCGTTCCCTGCAGCGCCTCGTTGTGCCGCCGCTTGGATGAAGCCGGATGCGACACGAGCCGAAATGCCTGCCAATACCAGGTCTCCTACGGCGACGGATCCCTTACTACAGGTGAGTTCTCGACCGAGACGCTTACTTTCCGGCGCAGCATTAGGGTCCCGCGCGTCGCCCTAGGCTGTGGCCACGACAATGAGGGCCTCTTCGTCGCCGCTGCGGGTCTCCTCGGCCTCGGCCGGGGAAGTCTTTCCTTTCCGTCTCAAGCAGGGCGAAGGTTCGGCCGCGTGTTTTCCTACTGCCTGGTGGATCGCACTTCCGCCGGTTCTCCGAATCGTTCGTCCTCGGTGGTGTTCGGTGACTCGGCCGTGCCGAGGGCCTCCTCGCGGGTTGCCTACACTCCCATGCTGCGGAACCCCAAGTTGGACACTTTCTACTATATCGAACTCACGGGAGTAAGCGTGGGCGGCGCTTCCGTGCCCGGAGTCGTGGCGTCCGACCTCCGACTAGACCCATCAACCGGAAGGGGAGGCATCATCGTGGACTCAGGAACGTCAGTGACGCGGCTGGCCCGGCCGGCGTACGAGGCGCTGCGCGAAGCTTTCAGGGCTGGGACGATGGACCTTAAGCTGGCACCAGGTGGCTTCTCACTCTTCGACACATGCTACGACCTCACCGGCCAAACGGAAGTGCAGGTGCCGACGGTGGTGCTCCACCTCGCCGGCGGCTCGGCTGTGTCGCTTCCGGCGTCGAACTACCTCATCCCGGTGGACACCAAGGGCACGTTCTGCTTCGCATTCGCAGGGGCGGACAGCGGCGTGTCCATCATCGGCAACATACAGCAGCAAGGGTACCGGGTGGTGTTCGACGGCCAAAGATCGAGAGTGGGACTCATGCCTGGTGGATGTTGA